The following proteins are encoded in a genomic region of [Eubacterium] hominis:
- the rpe gene encoding ribulose-phosphate 3-epimerase, which translates to MKELVIAPSILSLDYANTSEQLKELNESNAKWMHFDVMDGHFVPNLTFGPDILKGFKKCSDLFMDVHIMVDNPEMISEIFVKAGADMVTFHLEAVKDIEACIALCRKIRAAGVKAGVSVKPKTAVDALLPYLSEMDLVLVMSVEPGFGGQSFMEDMLDKVRKLRKEIEANNYDTRIEIDGGINAETGKLAVEAGCDTLVAGSYIFKQNIKEAVDSLLCQK; encoded by the coding sequence ATGAAGGAATTAGTTATTGCGCCATCAATCTTATCATTAGACTATGCAAATACCAGTGAACAGCTGAAGGAATTAAATGAAAGCAACGCCAAATGGATGCACTTTGATGTCATGGATGGACACTTTGTGCCAAATCTAACCTTTGGCCCAGATATTCTAAAAGGCTTTAAAAAATGCAGTGATCTGTTCATGGATGTACATATCATGGTAGATAATCCAGAAATGATTTCTGAAATCTTTGTGAAAGCTGGCGCTGATATGGTAACATTCCATTTAGAGGCAGTAAAAGATATCGAAGCTTGTATTGCACTTTGTCGCAAGATTCGTGCTGCTGGTGTAAAAGCTGGGGTTTCTGTAAAACCAAAAACAGCTGTGGATGCATTACTGCCATATTTATCAGAAATGGATCTTGTACTTGTTATGAGTGTAGAGCCAGGCTTTGGGGGACAATCTTTTATGGAAGATATGTTAGATAAAGTACGTAAACTGCGCAAAGAAATCGAAGCAAATAACTATGATACTCGTATCGAAATTGATGGGGGTATCAATGCGGAAACAGGAAAACTGGCAGTAGAAGCTGGATGTGATACATTAGTTGCCGGTAGTTATATTTTTAAACAGAATATTAAGGAAGCTGTGGATTCACTGTTATGTCAAAAGTAA